The proteins below are encoded in one region of Lactuca sativa cultivar Salinas chromosome 3, Lsat_Salinas_v11, whole genome shotgun sequence:
- the LOC111884285 gene encoding uncharacterized protein LOC111884285 isoform X2, whose amino-acid sequence MADFQPLLNDHQQDDEELQHQQHLIAAEKKIGCRIASLDVFRGLSIFLMVLVDYAGSSLPVIAHAPWNGLHLADFVMPMFLFTAGVSLAIVYKKIPNRYEATWKAIVRAMKLFLLGVFLQGGYLHGITSLTYGVDVEKIRLLGILQRIAIGYIVAALFEIWIPRQTYKKEPFFSVYIWHWCGVILLLAIYMGLTYGLYVADWQFKDLHSLSSLISENGSTIRTVTCSVRGDLGPACNAAGMIDRYILGIDHLYQKPAYRNLKECNISKSGQVSESSPSWCYAPFEPEGILSSLTASLACIIGLQYGHILIELQGHKDRLCNWSLLSVSFLILGFILALIGIPLNKGLYTLSYLLVTSAASGLTFCALYLLVDVYRWRRTTFLFEWMGKHSLSIFILVTSNLVVIMVQGFYWKSPHNNIIYWIVSHIVQK is encoded by the exons ATGGCAGATTTTCAACCGTTACTGAACGATCATCAACAAGATGATGAAGAATTGCAGCACCAGCAACACCTGATCGCTGCAGAGAAGAAAATTGGTTGTAGAATCGCTTCACTTGATGTTTTTCGCGGACTGTCGATCTTC CTTATGGTGCTTGTGGATTATGCTGGCTCTAGTTTACCAGTTATTGCTCATGCCCCATGGAATGGCTTACACTTAGCAGATTTTGTCATGCCTATGTTCCTTTTCACTGCTGGAGTATCTCTTGCGATTGTATACAAG AAAATTCCAAACAGATATGAAGCCACGTGGAAAGCAATAGTAAGAGCAATGAAACTTTTTCTTCTTGGTGTTTTTCTTCAAGGTGGTTACCTACATGGGATTACTTCATTAACATATGGAGTTGATGTTGAGAAAATACGCCTGCTTGGCATCCTACAG AGGATAGCAATTGGATACATTGTTGCAGCACTGTTTGAAATTTGGATTCCCCGTCAAACCTACAAGAAAGAGCCATTCTTCAGTGTTTATATTTGGCACTG GTGTGGTGTAATTTTGTTGTTGGCCATCTACATGGGATTGACATATGGGTTGTACGTTGCAGATTGGCAATTCAAGGACTTGcattcattatcttctttaatttCTGAAAATGGAAGTACAATCCGTACT GTGACATGTTCTGTTAGAGGTGATCTTGGGCCTGCTTGCAATGCTGCTGGAATGATAGACAGATATATACTTGGAATTGATCATTTATATCAAAAGCCTGCTTACAGAAACCTCAAG GAATGTAATATATCTAAGAGTGGACAAGTTTCTGAATCTTCACCTTCATGGTGCTATGCCCCTTTTGAACCCGAAGGCATCTTAAG TTCCTTAACAGCTTCTTTGGCCTGCATAATTGGTCTTCAATATGGTCATATTTTGATCGAATTACAG GGGCATAAAGATCGACTTTGCAACTGGTCCCTCCTCTCAGTTTCATTTCTAATTCTTGGATTCATACTTGCTCTCAtag GTATTCCTTTGAACAAGGGCTTGTACACATTGAGTTACCTTCTGGTAACTTCAGCAGCATCAGGACTCACATTTTGTGCATTATATTTACTG GTGGATGTATACAGATGGAGGCGTACAACGTTTTTGTTTGAATGGATGGGAAAACATTCTTTAAGCATTTTTATTCTTGTCacatcaaacttggttgtcattaTGGTTCAAGGTTTCTACTGGAAATCTCCTCACAATAACATT ATCTATTGGATTGTGTCGCACATTGTGCAAAAGTAG
- the LOC111884285 gene encoding uncharacterized protein LOC111884285 isoform X1 yields MFNFGFLSFNHSVAHMSAFFSKSSLNCRRKMADFQPLLNDHQQDDEELQHQQHLIAAEKKIGCRIASLDVFRGLSIFLMVLVDYAGSSLPVIAHAPWNGLHLADFVMPMFLFTAGVSLAIVYKKIPNRYEATWKAIVRAMKLFLLGVFLQGGYLHGITSLTYGVDVEKIRLLGILQRIAIGYIVAALFEIWIPRQTYKKEPFFSVYIWHWCGVILLLAIYMGLTYGLYVADWQFKDLHSLSSLISENGSTIRTVTCSVRGDLGPACNAAGMIDRYILGIDHLYQKPAYRNLKECNISKSGQVSESSPSWCYAPFEPEGILSSLTASLACIIGLQYGHILIELQGHKDRLCNWSLLSVSFLILGFILALIGIPLNKGLYTLSYLLVTSAASGLTFCALYLLVDVYRWRRTTFLFEWMGKHSLSIFILVTSNLVVIMVQGFYWKSPHNNIIYWIVSHIVQK; encoded by the exons ATGTTCAATTTTGGATTTCTTTCATTTAATCATTCAGTAGCTCATATGTCGGCATTTTTTTCAAAATCTTCTCTAAATTGCAGACGCAAAATGGCAGATTTTCAACCGTTACTGAACGATCATCAACAAGATGATGAAGAATTGCAGCACCAGCAACACCTGATCGCTGCAGAGAAGAAAATTGGTTGTAGAATCGCTTCACTTGATGTTTTTCGCGGACTGTCGATCTTC CTTATGGTGCTTGTGGATTATGCTGGCTCTAGTTTACCAGTTATTGCTCATGCCCCATGGAATGGCTTACACTTAGCAGATTTTGTCATGCCTATGTTCCTTTTCACTGCTGGAGTATCTCTTGCGATTGTATACAAG AAAATTCCAAACAGATATGAAGCCACGTGGAAAGCAATAGTAAGAGCAATGAAACTTTTTCTTCTTGGTGTTTTTCTTCAAGGTGGTTACCTACATGGGATTACTTCATTAACATATGGAGTTGATGTTGAGAAAATACGCCTGCTTGGCATCCTACAG AGGATAGCAATTGGATACATTGTTGCAGCACTGTTTGAAATTTGGATTCCCCGTCAAACCTACAAGAAAGAGCCATTCTTCAGTGTTTATATTTGGCACTG GTGTGGTGTAATTTTGTTGTTGGCCATCTACATGGGATTGACATATGGGTTGTACGTTGCAGATTGGCAATTCAAGGACTTGcattcattatcttctttaatttCTGAAAATGGAAGTACAATCCGTACT GTGACATGTTCTGTTAGAGGTGATCTTGGGCCTGCTTGCAATGCTGCTGGAATGATAGACAGATATATACTTGGAATTGATCATTTATATCAAAAGCCTGCTTACAGAAACCTCAAG GAATGTAATATATCTAAGAGTGGACAAGTTTCTGAATCTTCACCTTCATGGTGCTATGCCCCTTTTGAACCCGAAGGCATCTTAAG TTCCTTAACAGCTTCTTTGGCCTGCATAATTGGTCTTCAATATGGTCATATTTTGATCGAATTACAG GGGCATAAAGATCGACTTTGCAACTGGTCCCTCCTCTCAGTTTCATTTCTAATTCTTGGATTCATACTTGCTCTCAtag GTATTCCTTTGAACAAGGGCTTGTACACATTGAGTTACCTTCTGGTAACTTCAGCAGCATCAGGACTCACATTTTGTGCATTATATTTACTG GTGGATGTATACAGATGGAGGCGTACAACGTTTTTGTTTGAATGGATGGGAAAACATTCTTTAAGCATTTTTATTCTTGTCacatcaaacttggttgtcattaTGGTTCAAGGTTTCTACTGGAAATCTCCTCACAATAACATT ATCTATTGGATTGTGTCGCACATTGTGCAAAAGTAG
- the LOC111884319 gene encoding SKP1-like protein 1B, producing MATSSSKKIVLKSSDGETFEVDEAVAVESQTIKHMIEDNCAGSSIPVPNVTSKILSKVIEYCKKHVDTPKTDDKTAEDDLKAFDTEFVKVDQGTLFDLILAANYLNIKGLLDLTCQTVADMMKGKSPEEIRKIFHIKNDYTPEEEEEVRRENAWAFE from the exons ATGGCCACGTCGTCTTCAAAGAAGATCGTTCTGAAAAGTTCCGACGGTGAGACGTTCGAAGTTGATGAGGCGGTGGCGGTGGAGTCTCAGACGATCAAGCACATGATCGAAGATAACTGCGCTGGCAGCAGCATCCCTGTACCCAACGTCACAAGTAAGATCCTCTCGAAGGTGATTGAATACTGTAAGAAGCACGTCGATACACCGAAAACCGACGATAAGACAGCCGAGGATGATCTGAAGGCGTTTGATACCGAATTCGTGAAAGTCGATCAGGGCACTTTGTTTGATCTTATTCTG GCTGCCAACTATTTAAACATCAAGGGCTTACTGGATCTGACCTGTCAAACTGTTGCTGACATGATGAAAGGCAAGTCTCCTGAAGAAATACGCAAGATCTTCCACATCAAGAACGATTACActccagaagaagaagaagaagtccgCAGGGAGAATGCCTGGGCTTTTGAGTAA